From Verrucomicrobia bacterium S94, the proteins below share one genomic window:
- a CDS encoding chromate transporter: protein MTILFELFYAFFVIGSFAFGGGYAILSFLQQEVERRGWMSTERFVDMIAISQSTPGPIAINMATFVGYETGGLPGALVATLAVALPGLILVLLFALCFFRFYERSGTQAVFSGLRPAVVGLIAAAAWQIGRVAVAGWAAAGITVVALVLVAKWNVSPVWLVIGSAIAGILLF, encoded by the coding sequence ATGACCATTCTCTTCGAACTCTTTTATGCCTTTTTTGTGATCGGCAGTTTTGCCTTCGGCGGCGGCTATGCGATTCTTTCTTTTCTGCAGCAGGAGGTGGAGCGGCGCGGCTGGATGTCGACTGAGCGGTTTGTGGATATGATTGCCATTTCGCAGAGCACGCCCGGGCCGATTGCTATCAATATGGCGACGTTTGTGGGCTATGAAACCGGCGGGCTTCCGGGAGCACTGGTAGCTACGCTGGCGGTGGCATTGCCGGGCCTGATTCTGGTGCTCCTTTTTGCGCTCTGTTTTTTTCGTTTTTACGAACGCAGCGGCACGCAGGCGGTTTTCAGCGGGCTGCGCCCGGCGGTGGTTGGATTGATCGCCGCTGCTGCATGGCAGATCGGCAGGGTCGCGGTGGCGGGCTGGGCTGCAGCGGGGATTACGGTCGTGGCGCTGGTTCTGGTCGCCAAATGGAATGTCAGTCCGGTCTGGCTGGTCATTG
- a CDS encoding elongation factor 4, with amino-acid sequence MNDLSLIRNFSIIAHIDHGKSTLADRMLELTQTVEERKMKEQLLDSMDLERERGITIKAHPVTMKYTAKDGKTYTFNLIDTPGHVDFSYEVSRSLQACEGAILVVDAAQGVEAQTVSNTYLAVENELEILPVLNKIEMPNADIDEVSQQIEDILAIEATDALQVSAKKGIGIEAVLEAVVERFPPPTPAADKLTRALVFDSKYDAFRGVVVYMRLFSGALKAGDKIRVMSTGTDYEIKEVGVFTPEMERCRILEEGAVGYVIANMKDASEIQIGDTLTLAKKPAVDALPGFKEIHPMVFSGIYPVETSDYEKLGASMDKLRLNDASFTFQAESSIALGFGFRCGFLGLLHMEIIMERLRREFNLDIISSYPNVEYRVVLKNGEVKEVDNPMYLPDPSLIEHIEEPMINATIICPTDHMGDMMALIMDKRGQIVKTDSIDGHRVMLTCHMPLNEVLIDFYDRLKTISRGYASMDYEYADYQQSELVRMDILIHGEVVDAFSCIVHRSKAEYRGRQMCKSLLDVIPRQAFAVALQAAVNGKVIARETIRAYRKDVTAKCYGGDISRKRKLLERQKEGKKKLKAIGKVNIPQEAFIAVLKTNNK; translated from the coding sequence ATGAACGATCTTAGTTTAATACGAAATTTCTCAATTATTGCTCACATCGATCACGGCAAGTCGACGCTGGCCGACCGCATGCTGGAACTGACGCAGACGGTTGAAGAGCGCAAGATGAAGGAGCAGCTGCTGGACTCCATGGACCTGGAGCGCGAGCGCGGTATCACGATCAAGGCCCATCCGGTGACGATGAAATATACGGCGAAGGATGGAAAAACCTATACCTTCAATCTGATCGATACCCCCGGCCACGTGGACTTTTCCTATGAGGTTTCGCGCAGTCTGCAGGCCTGCGAAGGGGCGATTCTGGTGGTGGATGCGGCGCAGGGCGTGGAAGCGCAGACGGTTTCCAATACGTACCTGGCGGTTGAAAACGAACTCGAAATTCTGCCGGTACTGAACAAGATTGAAATGCCGAATGCGGATATCGATGAAGTCTCTCAGCAGATTGAGGATATTCTGGCGATTGAGGCGACCGATGCTCTGCAGGTGAGCGCCAAAAAGGGAATCGGGATTGAGGCGGTGCTGGAGGCTGTGGTTGAGCGTTTTCCGCCGCCGACCCCGGCTGCGGATAAGTTGACGCGTGCCCTTGTTTTCGATTCGAAGTATGATGCGTTTCGCGGTGTGGTGGTGTATATGCGCCTCTTTTCCGGGGCCTTGAAGGCCGGCGATAAAATCCGCGTGATGAGCACCGGCACCGACTATGAAATCAAGGAAGTCGGTGTTTTTACCCCGGAAATGGAAAGGTGCAGAATTCTTGAAGAAGGGGCTGTCGGCTATGTGATCGCCAATATGAAGGATGCCTCGGAGATCCAGATCGGTGATACGCTGACGCTGGCGAAAAAACCGGCAGTGGATGCGCTGCCGGGATTCAAGGAAATCCATCCGATGGTCTTTTCAGGGATTTATCCGGTGGAGACCTCGGATTATGAAAAGCTCGGCGCGAGCATGGATAAGCTGCGGTTGAACGATGCTTCGTTTACTTTTCAGGCGGAATCCTCGATTGCACTGGGCTTCGGCTTCCGTTGCGGATTTCTGGGATTGCTGCACATGGAAATCATCATGGAGCGTCTGCGGCGGGAGTTTAACCTCGATATTATTTCGTCCTATCCGAATGTGGAATACCGTGTTGTGCTGAAAAACGGAGAGGTCAAAGAGGTCGATAATCCGATGTATCTGCCTGATCCATCATTGATTGAGCATATTGAAGAGCCGATGATTAATGCCACGATTATCTGCCCGACGGATCATATGGGCGATATGATGGCGCTTATTATGGACAAACGCGGCCAGATTGTGAAAACCGACTCGATCGACGGGCACCGGGTGATGCTCACCTGCCATATGCCGTTAAATGAGGTGCTGATTGATTTTTACGACCGTCTGAAAACGATTTCGCGCGGTTATGCTTCGATGGATTATGAATATGCCGATTACCAGCAGTCGGAACTGGTGCGGATGGATATTCTCATACACGGTGAAGTGGTCGATGCCTTTTCATGTATTGTTCACCGTTCGAAAGCGGAATACCGCGGGCGGCAGATGTGCAAATCATTGCTCGACGTCATTCCGCGTCAGGCCTTTGCCGTGGCACTGCAGGCAGCGGTGAACGGCAAGGTGATTGCCCGCGAGACGATTCGCGCCTATCGCAAGGATGTGACGGCAAAGTGTTACGGCGGTGATATTTCCCGTAAACGAAAGCTGCTCGAACGCCAGAAGGAAGGTAAGAAGAAGCTGAAGGCGATCGGCAAGGTGAATATTCCGCAGGAGGCCTTCATTGCTGTCCTGAAAACCAATAACAAATAA
- the rpsT gene encoding 30S ribosomal protein S20 has product MPNLKSAKKRMRQNTVRHDRNVQVRTRIKTARRSMMEALEAKDAEAGAAALKTYSSVLDKAAKAGVIKKNTAIRRKTNAANGLRKIA; this is encoded by the coding sequence ATGCCGAATCTAAAGAGTGCTAAGAAAAGAATGCGTCAGAACACGGTGCGCCATGACCGCAATGTACAGGTCCGTACCCGCATCAAAACGGCGCGCCGCAGCATGATGGAAGCATTGGAAGCCAAGGACGCGGAAGCGGGTGCTGCTGCACTGAAAACCTACAGCTCCGTGCTCGATAAAGCGGCCAAAGCGGGTGTTATCAAGAAAAACACCGCAATCCGCCGTAAAACCAATGCCGCAAACGGACTGCGTAAGATTGCTTAA
- the lepB gene encoding signal peptidase I gives MMGYFAKRKLKKQLKEYLHMARHARHMREDIADPADLAALIEAETVVMEIRKTGKGDVERAVQTLEEAANRVYPFARKTPMMEWTETLIVALGAAMAIRAFFFQPFKIPTGSMQPTLNGITVEQQAEPGIFDNPLTKFPKWLLTGTSYKEIRAKASGRFMQRNVRGDRDKIIITIGGVDHKFPSYMQEELRRQIAERSAQQRTSEPYYNEGDVIVSGRVIAGDHILVNKMKYNWMKPERGDISVFSTRSLNHPQIRKDNFYIKRMVGLPGEKIQIQNRRLVADGKIVSDPPMFETIATDPKYSGGHNTAPGSLLETEDDFIQLGEDEYLMMGDNTKPNMSLDGRFFGGVPRNDFQGPAIFVYWPFRDHWGVVR, from the coding sequence ATGATGGGATATTTTGCAAAACGCAAACTGAAGAAACAGCTGAAGGAATATCTGCATATGGCGCGGCATGCGCGGCACATGCGCGAGGATATTGCCGATCCGGCCGATCTGGCTGCGTTGATCGAGGCTGAAACTGTGGTGATGGAAATCCGCAAAACCGGGAAAGGCGATGTGGAGCGGGCTGTCCAGACGCTGGAGGAGGCGGCGAACCGGGTGTATCCGTTTGCCCGGAAAACCCCGATGATGGAGTGGACGGAAACGCTGATTGTGGCTCTGGGGGCTGCTATGGCGATCCGCGCGTTTTTCTTTCAGCCCTTTAAAATTCCGACGGGCTCAATGCAGCCTACGCTGAATGGGATTACGGTGGAACAGCAGGCTGAACCGGGGATTTTTGATAATCCGCTGACAAAGTTTCCTAAATGGCTGCTTACGGGCACATCGTACAAGGAAATCCGTGCAAAAGCTTCCGGGCGGTTTATGCAGCGCAACGTGAGAGGGGATCGTGATAAGATTATTATTACGATCGGCGGTGTGGATCATAAATTCCCCAGTTACATGCAGGAGGAGCTGCGCCGGCAGATTGCTGAGCGGAGTGCGCAGCAGCGGACCAGCGAGCCCTATTATAATGAAGGAGACGTGATCGTTTCGGGCCGGGTGATTGCCGGAGACCATATTCTGGTGAATAAAATGAAATACAACTGGATGAAGCCGGAACGGGGCGATATTTCCGTATTTTCCACGCGCAGTCTGAACCATCCGCAGATCCGGAAGGATAATTTCTACATTAAGCGTATGGTTGGACTGCCCGGCGAAAAAATCCAGATTCAGAATCGACGGCTGGTCGCCGATGGAAAAATCGTTTCCGATCCGCCCATGTTTGAAACCATTGCCACGGACCCGAAATACAGTGGAGGGCACAATACAGCTCCGGGGTCTCTGCTGGAAACGGAAGATGACTTTATTCAGCTGGGTGAAGATGAGTATCTGATGATGGGTGATAACACCAAACCGAATATGAGTCTTGACGGTCGGTTTTTCGGCGGCGTTCCGCGTAATGATTTTCAGGGACCGGCTATTTTTGTCTATTGGCCCTTTCGCGACCACTGGGGTGTAGTGCGCTAG
- a CDS encoding ACT domain-containing protein, protein MKKVLIPTKLNAVARETLEAHGGYVVIQDESSDLSSLASEHPDAHALIVRSEKVTAEVIDALPSLKVVIRAGAGYNTIDTRYARSRNIDVMNTPGANANAVAEEVLALMLADARHIIPADASTRAGKWEKKNFMGKEITGKTVGIVGFGAIGQLVAKRLAGFEVKILAYDPFLSAERARDLGAKSAELTEIFETCDYISLHMPENDETRGIINKTLFARMKNGATIINCARAGILNEDDLRSLKADKGIRFLNDVYPKDEAGEKPIADIADIMLPHLGASTVEANWNAAHRSATQLIGYDDKGIASYVVNRDVPMGLDKAYSELAFALAHACRGIAGGNKQMKLIETSFYGDLANFGDWLLVQIVAALSDGFDRSLGFDAAVDYLKEMGVDYFNRDADTSKGYGNSITVDVTTSVDAALFQRISVRGTVAEGNMMISRINDFDKLYFEPVGTCVIFIYKDRPGVIGQIGRALADVGVNIDDMRNPHDPSGENSLALMRITGKADCDVIDKIAEQIDALHASCITF, encoded by the coding sequence ATGAAAAAGGTACTGATACCGACCAAGTTGAATGCGGTGGCCCGCGAAACCCTGGAAGCCCATGGCGGCTATGTTGTGATACAGGATGAATCGTCAGACCTCAGTTCTCTCGCGTCCGAACATCCTGATGCACATGCCCTGATCGTCCGGTCAGAAAAAGTAACGGCTGAGGTGATTGATGCGCTGCCGTCACTGAAAGTGGTGATCCGTGCCGGTGCGGGCTATAACACGATTGATACGCGCTATGCCCGTTCCAGAAATATTGATGTGATGAATACGCCCGGAGCCAACGCCAATGCGGTGGCTGAAGAGGTGCTTGCTCTGATGCTGGCCGATGCGCGCCACATCATTCCGGCCGATGCGTCCACGCGTGCCGGAAAATGGGAAAAGAAAAATTTCATGGGCAAAGAGATTACCGGCAAAACCGTCGGTATTGTCGGTTTCGGGGCTATCGGCCAGCTGGTAGCCAAGCGCCTCGCCGGTTTCGAGGTGAAGATTCTGGCTTATGACCCCTTTCTTTCCGCAGAGCGTGCGCGCGACCTGGGTGCAAAATCTGCGGAGCTGACGGAGATTTTTGAAACGTGCGATTATATTTCGCTCCATATGCCGGAAAATGATGAAACGCGCGGCATTATCAATAAAACGCTTTTCGCCCGTATGAAAAACGGAGCGACCATCATCAACTGCGCTCGCGCCGGCATTCTGAACGAAGACGATCTGCGCTCGCTGAAAGCAGACAAAGGGATTCGCTTCCTGAATGATGTATATCCGAAGGATGAAGCGGGCGAAAAACCGATTGCCGATATTGCCGACATCATGCTGCCGCATCTGGGAGCAAGTACGGTGGAGGCTAACTGGAATGCCGCACACCGTTCGGCCACACAGCTCATCGGATACGATGACAAGGGCATTGCATCCTATGTGGTCAACCGCGACGTACCGATGGGGCTGGACAAGGCCTATTCCGAGCTCGCATTCGCTTTGGCGCATGCATGCCGGGGAATTGCCGGCGGCAATAAGCAGATGAAGCTGATTGAAACCAGTTTTTACGGTGATCTCGCCAATTTCGGTGACTGGTTGCTGGTGCAGATTGTGGCGGCCCTTTCCGATGGTTTCGATCGTTCGCTCGGCTTCGATGCTGCAGTGGACTACCTGAAGGAGATGGGGGTTGACTATTTCAATCGCGATGCAGATACCTCCAAAGGGTATGGCAATTCCATAACTGTGGATGTGACCACCTCTGTCGATGCCGCGCTCTTCCAGCGAATCAGTGTCCGCGGCACAGTGGCTGAAGGAAATATGATGATTTCGCGCATCAACGATTTCGACAAACTCTATTTTGAACCGGTCGGAACCTGCGTGATTTTCATCTATAAAGACCGGCCCGGCGTCATCGGCCAGATCGGCCGGGCGCTGGCGGATGTCGGCGTGAATATTGACGATATGCGCAATCCGCATGATCCGTCCGGTGAAAATTCGCTGGCACTGATGCGGATTACCGGCAAAGCTGACTGCGACGTGATTGATAAAATTGCCGAGCAGATCGATGCACTTCACGCCTCCTGCATTACCTTCTAA
- a CDS encoding chromate transporter — MKSEVPESGSAVRPGLLELFFAFLRVSAVTIGGGYVMFPLMKAEVVDAKGWISAEEMVDYYALGQSIPGIIAMNSATLIGFRKRGFAGAVFAAAGMAAPSLIVILLVAAFLSPWFDHPWVQKAFAGIRAAVVALIVMAVWQVGKKSISTFPALGIAAGSFVLIVFAGVHPVLMILLGGCLGAILFRKTGGGGS, encoded by the coding sequence ATGAAATCTGAAGTTCCAGAGTCCGGAAGCGCTGTGCGCCCCGGACTGCTGGAACTTTTTTTTGCCTTTTTAAGAGTCAGCGCTGTCACGATCGGCGGTGGCTATGTCATGTTTCCGTTAATGAAGGCGGAGGTCGTGGATGCAAAGGGGTGGATTTCGGCTGAGGAGATGGTCGATTACTATGCACTCGGTCAGTCCATTCCCGGCATTATCGCCATGAATTCCGCCACGCTGATCGGTTTTCGTAAGCGCGGTTTTGCGGGTGCCGTTTTTGCGGCGGCGGGTATGGCTGCACCGTCGCTGATTGTTATTCTGCTGGTGGCAGCCTTTCTTTCGCCGTGGTTTGACCACCCATGGGTGCAGAAGGCCTTTGCGGGTATTCGTGCCGCAGTGGTCGCGTTGATTGTGATGGCGGTCTGGCAGGTGGGAAAAAAATCGATCTCAACATTTCCTGCTCTTGGCATTGCCGCCGGATCGTTTGTGCTGATTGTTTTCGCGGGCGTGCATCCGGTACTGATGATCCTGCTCGGCGGATGCCTCGGGGCGATTCTGTTTCGTAAGACCGGGGGCGGTGGCTCATGA